In the genome of Cryptococcus deuterogattii R265 chromosome 6, complete sequence, one region contains:
- a CDS encoding phosphatidylinositol glycan class F produces MASVLPLPEYFTLLLYLAILLIAAFISLPHSTSYFLSAPLAQSSSADRPEHPFLTPITSRPLITMAWDVIGVGMIMFWWGGKMKGWWEGKPAARKEEVVSESDMEERTSRTTKMFTRFKEAGMATAGMTGIYFLFLFLMGAPLNSHFSHSLLLALHLSILTVWTPVYSLGIPSMYDQGIFARFRMTRLFCQFEPENPIERALVYPVIGTFVGACIGAIPIALDWDRPWQSYPLTVTFASILGFIVGGFASWTHSVGEDMYEEVSAEGNAKENEKMEKKKKNKKKKSIAA; encoded by the exons ATGGCCTCCGTCCTCCCCCTCCCGGAGTActtcaccctcctcctataccttgccatcctcctcatcgcAGCGTTCATATCCCTCCCGCACTCCACATCCTACTTCCTCTCCGCTCCTCTCGCCCAGTCGTCCTCAGCAGACAGACCAGAACACCCATTCCTCACCCCTATAACGTCACGGCCACTCATCACTATGGCTTGGGATGTTATCGGGGTGGGGATGATCATGTTCTGGtggggaggaaagatgaagggctGGTGGGAGGGTAAGCCTGCTGCcaggaaagaagaggttgtcaGTGAAAGCGATATGGAGGAAAGGACAAGCAGAACCACAAAGATGTTTACAAGGTTCAAAGAAGCCGGGATGGCCACAGCAGGAATGACTGGCATCTATTTTctgttccttttcctcatgGGAGCACCTCTAAACAG CCATTtctctcactctcttcttttggcttTACATCTGTCCATACTCACAGTGTGGACACCAGTGTACTCTTTGGGTATCCCGTCAATGTACGACCAAGGGATCTTTGCCCGATTCCGCATGACTCGTCTCTTCTGCCAGTTCGA GCCCGAGAATCCCATAGAGCGTGCGCTCGTCTACCCGGTTATTGGGACGTTTGTTGGTGCATGTATCGGCGCCATTCCCATAGCACTTGACTGGGACCGTCCTTGGCAAAGCTACCCACTGACCGTGACATTTGCTTCCATCCTTGGCTTCATCGTTGGTGGTTTCGCTTCCTGGACACACTCTGTCGGGGAAGACATGTATGAAGAAGTCAGTGCTGAGGGGAATGCCAAGGAGAACgagaaaatggagaagaagaagaaaaacaagaagaagaagagcattgCAGCGTAA
- a CDS encoding solute carrier family 35 (UDP-xylose/UDP-N-acetylglucosamine transporter) member B4, whose protein sequence is MTDPGLISSFLQTTAGEWFMILSLVFGGCCSNVWALEGVLKDHPKSGTFLTFSQFVFVALQNLSSQVELARSRSGVIYPKLKTRNVPLKRWIIQVILFFAVSLMNNYAFGLKIPVTLHIIFRSGGLCVSMIVGRVIGKRRYSIAQMLAGLLITIGIIIATLSAPHRQSSRSSDTVSTMDESTGQPTSWMAHERDYIAGIALLAGALFLSALLGLYQEHTYRLYGKQWKEALFYGHFLSLPLFTPFYSDLIQTYSAYTSSPSLALLSIPRPSASLFPALFTETPTSFSSTKYFDWHELLIPSAMFALALNLITQGLCVRGVNRLTTRVNSVTVNMVLTVRKAVSLVISVWYYGSGVTWSLVIGGGMVLLGTILYSLAPGPKGLGPSPSDKDKPIPTPKTETSSRPRPILVEQKKGDAIGDQWEDAEITRAGNDSNLQSDPLVSAGLRYRQSPMEGSAMEKNATKSR, encoded by the exons ATGACAGATCCAGGCCTCATATCCTCGTTTCTGCAGACTACTGCAGGCGAATGGTTCATGATCCTCTCCCTCGTCTTCGGTGGCTGCTGCTC AAATGTATGGGCACTAGAGGGAGTTCTCAAAGACCATCCCAAGTCTG GCACGTTCCTTACATTCTCCCAATTTGTCTTTGTCGCTCTTCAGAACCTTTCATCGCAAGTCGAGCTGGCTCGAAGTAGATCAGGAGTGATTTATCCCAAGCTCAAGACAAGAAATGTACCTTTGAAACGTTGGATAATACAGGTCATCTTATTCTTTGCCGTCAGCTTGA TGAATAATTATGCGTTTGGCTTGAAG ATCCCAGTAACCCTTCACATCATTTTCCGGAGTGGTG GTCTGTGTGTATCGATGATTGTTGGGAGAGTGATCGGGAAGCGGAGATATTCAATAGCTCAAATG CTCGCAGGATTGCTCATCACCAttggcatcatcatcgctaCCCTTTCCGCCCCTCATCGACAATCGTCCCGATCAAGTGACACTGTATCAACTATGGATGAATCAACCGGTCAGCCAACTTCTTGGATGGCCCATGAACGGGATTACATAGCAGGCATAGCTCTCCTTGCCGGTGCTCTGTTTCTATCTGCACTTCTAGGGTTGTACCAGGAGCATACTTATCGTTTGTATGGGAAGCAGTGGAAAGAAGCATTGTTCTATGGC CACTTTCTCTCACTCCCTCTCTTTACCCCCTTTTACTCTGATCTCATCCAAACATACAGCGCCTATACCTCCTCGCCATCGCTCGCTTTACTATCTATTCCTCGACCTTCagcttccctcttccctgcTCTTTTCACTGAAACGccaacttctttctcctccaccaaaTACTTTGACTGGCACGAGCTTCTCATTCCTTCTGCCATGTTTGCTCTCgctctcaacctcatcaCTCAAGGTCTCTGTGTTAGGGGGGTGAACAGGTTGACCACGAGGGTGAATTCCGTGACGGTGAACATGGTATTGACGGTGAGAAAAGCGGTCAGTTTGGTTATCAGTGTTTGGTACTATGGGAGTGGGGTGACGTGGAGCCTGGTCATCGGGGGTGGGATGGTGTTGT TGGGCACGATTCTCTACTCCCTGGCCCCTGGTCCCAAGGGTCTAGGACCATCCCCTTCGGACAAGGATAAGCCAATACCGACACCAAAGACTGAAACCTCTTCACGACCTCGGCCTATCCTTGTTGAGCAGAAAAAGGGCGATGCCATCGGGGACCAGTGGGAGGATGCTGAGATCACCAGGGCAGGGAATGATTCAAACTTGCAGTCTGATCCTCTGGTATCAGCCGGTCTGAGGTATCGCCAAAGCCCTATGGAAGGGTCCGCCATGGAAAAAAATGCAACGAAAAGCCGATGA
- a CDS encoding 30S small subunit ribosomal protein S25e — MPPQVKTKAQKAAAAMAGSKAGKKKKWSKGKVKDKANNAVVVDKAVYDRILKEVPTYKLISQSVLIDRMKINGSLARRAIAFLEKEGLIKRVVHHHAQLIYTRATAA, encoded by the exons ATGCCTCCCCAAGTTAAGACCAAGG CCCAAAAGGCCGCCGCCGCTATGGCCGGTTCCAAGGCCGG taagaagaagaagtggagcaagggcaaggtgaAGGACAAGGCCAACAACGCCGTCGTTGTTGACAAGGCTGTCTA CGACCGAATCCTTAAGGAGGTCCCCACCTACAAGCTTATTTCTCAGTCCGTCCTCATCGACCGAATGAAGATCAACGGTTCCCTCGCCCGACGTGCCATCGCTttccttgagaaggagggtctTATCAAGCGAGTTGTCCACCACCACGCTCAGCTCATCTACACCAGGGCGACTGCTGCTTAA
- a CDS encoding MRP family ATP-binding protein, whose protein sequence is MQRPLLPLASLRPLLRPQRSLHVSAGVRSHENPLGIPKRNPNPPPTIPRRGAPPQKSKIRGVKQIVVVASGKGGVGKSTVAANLALSLLNTSPFDRAPKVGLLDLDIFGPSVPKLMGLENAGDPRLSDGMFILLTYDNYTKKADKSEENKLLPLQNHGVKTMSIGYLLPPNPENDSPVVWRGMMVMKAVQQLLFDVDWTSPSMTGSKEDLDVLVIDMPPGTGDVQLSLGQLVAVDGAVIVSTPQDVALIDARKGVGMFNKVSIPIIGLLLNMSHFTCTTCTTPHELFGSSAKFEKAAKDLKLEVLGKLPLVTSVSDGGDAGRPIMVQAGKEGEEVRQTMRQVGSKVWEWLARHNLNNSIGTRG, encoded by the exons ATGCAGcgtcctctccttcccctcgCATCCCTTCGACCCCTTCTCCGCCCACAGAGGTCTCTACATGTCTCTGCCGGCGTGCGCTCCCATGAAAACCCGCTG GGTATCCCAAAACGCAACCCGAACCCGCCTCCTACCATCcccagaagaggagcacCTCCCCAGAAATCTAAAATAAGAGGTGTCAAGCAAATCGTCGTCGTTGCAAGTGGTAAAGGGGGTGTGGGCAAAAGTACTGTCGCTG CCAATCTCGCTCTCTCTTTGCTCAATACTTCTCCATTCGACCGAGCACCAAAGGTCGGACTACTTGATCTAGACATATTTGGGCCATCAGTACCGAAATTGATGGGTTTGGAGAATGCCGGCGATCCAAGACTTAGCGATGGTATGTTTATTTTGCTCACCTATGACAACTACACCAAGAAGGCTGATAAGAGCGAAGAAAACAAACTTTTGCCATTACAAAATCATGGAGTCAAAACTATGTCTATAGGCTACCTTCTCC CTCCCAACCCCGAAAACGACTCTCCCGTCGTCTGGCGAGGtatgatggtgatgaaagCTGTCCAACAATTACTTTTTGACGTTGACTGGACATCTCCCAGTATGACtggaagcaaggaagattTAGACGTGCTGGTGATCGATATGCCCCCCGGAACGGGCGATGTGCAGTTGAGTCTCGGACAACTGGTTGCTGTCGATG GCGCGGTCATCGTTTCCACACCTCAAGACGTCGCTCTAATTGATGCTAGAAAAGGTGTAGGCATGTTCAACAAGGTTTCCATACCG ATAATCGGCTTATTACTCAACATGTCACATTTCACCTGCACAACATGTACGACACCTCACGAGCTGTTCGGTAGCTCGGCCAAATTCGAAAAAGCAGCAAAGGATTTAAAACTAGAGGTCCTAG GCAAACTCCCGTTGGTGACATCGGTGAGTGACGGCGGCGACGCAGGTAGGCCGATTATGGTTCAAGCcgggaaggaaggggaagaggtaCGACAAACAATGAGACAAGTCGGCAGTAAGGTCTGGGAATGGTTAGCCAGACATAACTTAAACAACAGCATTGGAACCAGGGGCTGA
- a CDS encoding betaine lipid synthase has translation MAIVLAKAHHESITLPHMLLILSAGAMILYLQPLKSLLTAFIPLSRPSLGYALVFLSSIALTLGLWAALHIPFRFMYNCFLKPFLHNGSGDQKNHLEAFYAGQADLYDTTRSHLLKGRETMLQLLAAHLKAQPVVRLPVAATPAKPKIWVDLGGGTGWNIEKMDEYLPLTYFDAIYIIDLCEPLLEVARARIKARGWKNVHVLCQDASRFVLPEWESGAVDPRGSLTAITMSYSLSMIPPFYQVLDRCDQVLDPQRGLMGVVDFYASREAGSKERAIGTASKRVSWFSKWFWECWFDLDGVHLHGSRRDYLEYKMGTIKTYNARNNFLNTWFIQIPYYVFLGCSRQRDASASAKSFTLEAGNRLGQSDLGLLTPTSPFTNSPSIFGSPSPMLEMPELVLGPSATQATQTIFEVGAPLSPFHYHLRKAWRVPYLEEKIHEQFRTHIYGWTWEDPAVDVKKLNINKDDHILAITSAGDNVLHYALTAKPARIHAVDMNPCQGHILELKLAAIQALEYNDFWLIFGEGRHPEFDKLLTTKLSPFLSSHAYAYWKTHASQFSRNFYFRGYSGWALRLAQIAFFIAGVRGDVKRLCKATSTAEQERIWQKKIRPVFLNKVMVKLFLGNPLFNWHALGVPQNQMNCFLQDGTVEDYVKATLDPIPTLSTLKDDNYFFLLCLNGRYTRTSCPAFLKPEGFKALKNSKSTDAFKLHTDTILNVLRGLPDESLTKIIVMDSMDWFDPIPPSTPLPQRDSTALDTLQMTPEKALEHLRAELDYEILEMKRVLKVGGIAVWRSAAKRPWYRQRFEAAGLKVQPIDIRENQEAIDRVNMYASFWKAVKVEE, from the exons ATGGCTATCGTTCTCGCCAAGGCTCACCACGAGTCTATCACCTTACCGCACATGCTGCTCATTCTTTCTGCCGGAGCGATGATCCTCTATCTACA ACCACTCAAATCTCTGCTCACCGCCTttatccctctttccaGACCTTCCTTGGGCTATGCTCTCGTGTTCCTCTCGTCTATTGCCCTTACCCTTGGCCTCTGGGCAGCCTTGCATATTCCGTTCAGGTTCATGTACAACTGCTTCCTCAAGCCCTTTTTACATAATGGGAGTGGAGACCAGAAGAACCACCTCGAGGCGTTTTATGCCGGGCAAGCCGATTTATATGATACGACACGCTCGCACCTTCTCAAGGGGAGAGAGACCATGCTTCAGCTGTTGGCTGCCCATCTCAAAGCTCAGCCAGTTGTGAGGCTTCCCGTTGCTGCTACACCGGCTAAACCAAAGATATGGGTAGATTTGGGAGGCGGTACCGGTTGGAACATTGAAAAGAT GGATGAGTATCTTCCACTGACTTACTTTGATGCGATATACATCATCGACCTATGTGAACCCCTTTTGGAAGTCGCAAGGGCCAGAATCAAGGCAaggggatggaagaatgtCCATGTTTTGTGCCAAGATGCTAGTCGATTCGTCTTGCCAGAGTGGGAGAGTGGGGCAGTGGATCCGAGGGGAAGCTTGACTGCGATCACTATGAGCTATTCACTCTCCATG ATACCCCCGTTTTACCAGGTTCTGGATAGATGTGATCAAGTGCTTGATCCCCAAAGAGGATTGATGGGCGTTGTCGACTTTTATGCTTCAAGAGAAGCAGGTAGCAAGGAACGC GCCATTGGTACAGCGAGCAAACGTGTATCTTGGTTCTCGAAATGGTTCTGGGAATGCTGGTTCGACCTTGATGGTGTTCATCTCCATGGATCTCGACGAGATTACCTGGAATACAAAATGGGGACTATCAAGACTTACAACGCGCGAAACAACTTTTTGAACACCTGGTTCATACAAATCCCCTA TTATGTCTTCCTGGGTTGCTCACGCCAGCGGGATGCTTCTGCATCTGCCAAATCGTTTACGTTGGAAGCTGGCAACCGTCTCGGCCAGAGCGATCTCGGCCTCCTCACCCCTACCTCGCCTTTTACCAACTCGCCATCCATATTTGGCTCACCTTCACCTATGCTAGAGATGCCAGAATTAGTACTAGGACCGAGTGCGACACAGGCCACTCAAACCATTTTTGAAGTTGGTGCGCCTCTCAGCCCATTTCACTATCATTTGAGAAAG GCGTGGAGGGTACCTTACCTTGAAGAAAAAATCCACGAGCAATTCAGGACTCACATTTACGGATGG ACTTGGGAAGATCCAGCGGTTGACGTCAAGAAATTGAATATCAACAAGGATGATCACATCCTTGCCATCACCTCTGCAGGAGACAATGTGCTTCACTATGCCTTGACTGCCAAACCTGCAAGGATCCACGCCGTCG ATATGAACCCGTGTCAAGGTCACATATTAGAGCTCAAACTTGCAGCTATTCAGGCATTGGAATACAATGATTTTTGGCTCATCTTTGGTGAAGGCCGTCACCCCGAGTTCGACAAACTTTTGACTACCAAGCTATCTCCATTTTTGTCTTC TCACGCATACGCTTATTGGAAAACCCATGCGTCTCAGTTCTCTCGCAATTTCTACTTTCGAGGCTACAGCGGTTGGGCTCTCCGTCTCGCCCAGATAGCATTCTTTATTGCCGGTGTTAGAGGCGACGTCAAGCGCTTGTGTAAGGCGACGTCTACAGCTGAACAGGAAAGGATCTGGCAAAAAAAGATTAGACCCGTCTTCTTGAACAAGGTAATGGTCAAATTGTTTCTCGGGAATCC ACTCTTCAATTGGCATGCTTTGGGTGTTCCACAAAATCAGATGAATTGCTTCTTACAGGATGGCACCGTGGAAGATTACGTCAAAGCGACGTTGGATCCTATTCCAACGCTTTCTACTCTCAAG GATGACAActatttcttcctcctttgcttGAACGGGAGGTACACTAGAACTTCATGCCCCGCTTTCCTTAAACCTGAAGGGTTCAAAGCTCTCAAAAACAGCAAAAGTACAGATGCGTTTAAACTGCACACGGATACTATTCtcaa CGTTTTGAGAGGCCTTCCTGATGAGTCGCTCACCAAAATCATCGTCATGGATTCTATGGACT GGTTCGATCCTATTCCACCTAGCACTCCACTTCCTCAAAGAGACTCTACTGCATTAGATACGCTTCAAATGACTCCTGAGAAAGCACTCGAACACCTTCGTGCTGAATTGGATTATGAAATACTCGAAATGAAAAGGGTGTTGAAGGTTGGGGGTATAGCCGTTTGGCGAAGTGCAGCCAAGAGGCCCTGGTATAGACAGAGATTCGAAGCTGCTGGTTTGAAGG TACAACCGATAGATATTCGCGAGAACCAAGAAGCCATAGATCGCGTCAACATGTACGCTAGCT TCTGGAAAGCTGTAAAGGTAGAAGAGTAA
- a CDS encoding 50S small subunit ribosomal protein L2, with product MPSLHRPALSAARAVAQRNVAAARIPSTVAAARLYSTDTQNADEKQQMMFGGPPPTKKDEGAILKRYTGPGFPFIPSLRHVVYPYHPHLHKGGPVKELTIPLRRKGGRSSLTGQIVTRHRGGGHKRRIRVVDFHRRASGEHDVIRIEYDPGRSAHIALIKKRGSTSTLSAEQAEESLAEGGYGNEAVKGGWSYIIAPLGLRAGDVVVSYRSGIPEKLIQECDMTSSMYGGSTLSNNETDVISPPPRKSLATDTPEMRRALGMLRTITLKPGNVLPLYLIPPGMQVHNISLTVDGRMQLCRSAGTFGQIVSHQGSDGRSIGGSDVLTMGGGFDEQGNRVPKMGFVLVKLQSGEVRKLDPGCVATIGVVSNKEHQFRQLGKAGRNRWLGRRPHVRGAAMNAVDHAHGGGRGKSKGNKHPRSIYGTLQHVRTRRPKDKDGNKAVVTERPRGKQTAAKH from the exons ATGCCCTCCCTCCACCGCCCCGCCCTCTCGGCCGCACGTGCCGTTGCGCAGCGCAACGTGGCGGCCGCACGGATCCCCAGCACCGTTGCAGCGGCCCGCCTCTACTCAACCGACACGCAAAATGCAGACGAAAAACAACAAATGATGTTCGGCGGTCCCCCCCCGACGAAAAAGGACGAGGGCGCAATACTGAAGCGGTACACCGGTCCAGGCTTCCCCTTCATTCCC TCCCTCCGACATGTCGTCTACCCCTACCACCCCCACCTCCACAAAGGCGGCCCCGTCAAGGAACTCACCATACCGCTCCGTCGTAAAGGTGGCCGAAGCAGTCTCACAGGCCAGATCGTCACCCGTCACCGAGGTGGTGGACACAAGCGCCGAATCCGTGTCGTCGATTTCCACCGTCGCGCTTCCGGCGAGCACGATGTTATCCGAATCGAGTATGACCCGGGAAGATCTGCCCACATCGCCCTCATCAAGAAACGAGGTTCCACTTCTACCTTGAGCGCAGAGCAGGCAGAGGAGAGTCTGGCCGAGGGCGGCTACGGCAACGAAGCCGTCAAGGGCGGCTGGAGCTATATCATTGCTCCTTTAGGATTGAGAGCTGGCGACGTTGTCGTTTCTTACCGAAGCGGCATACCGGAAAAGTTGATCCAAGAATGTGACATGACTTCCTCCATGTACGGCGGCTCTACGCTTTCCAACAACGAAACCGACGtcatctctcctcctcctcgtaAATCTCTAGCCACCGACACCCCAGAAATGCGCCGTGCGCTTGGTATGCTCCGTACCATCACTCTCAAACCCGGAAACGTCCTTCCCCTCTATCTCATCCCTCCTGGTATGCAAGTGCACAACATCTCCCTTACCGTTGACGGCAGGATGCAACTCTGTCGATCAGCGGGTACTTTTGGCCAGATTGTCTCTCACCAAGGCAGCGACGGTCGATCCATCGGTGGTTCCGATGTTCTCACAATGGGCGGTGGTTTTGATGAGCAAGGTAACAGGGTGCCCAAAATGGGTTTCGTGTTGGTCAAACTGCAAAGTGGTGAAGTGAGAAAGCTGGACCCTGGATGTGTCGCCACCATCGGTGTGGTTAGCAA CAAAGAGCACCAGTTCAGACAACTCGGTAAGGCCGGTCGAAACCGCTGGCTCGGTCGTCGACCTCACGTCCGTGGTGCGGCCATGAACGCCGTCGACCACGCCCACGGTGGTGGTCGAGGTAAGAGTAAGGGTAACAAGCACCCCAGGAGTATCTACGGTACATTGCAGCACGTCAGGACGAGGAGGCCCAAGGACAAGGACGGAAACAAGGC TGTTGTTACCGAACGACCAAGAGGAAAGCAGACAGCGGCCAAGCACTAG
- a CDS encoding STE/STE7/MKK protein kinase, translating into MDNTLAPSIGKKPGGARPNPGSRPESGGPARPSGAGDVPRLIIPPGNVPGIHVDQAGEGGWHQPASLPSLALRPMRPSPTPSSSSRPKLSLTPLTPNTPAASSSAPSSASLAPPNRPALLNTHSARGYGERSTPSLKLSIPGASSVGPGYSTENYYPLEQPDDIDALSSELKTPTPGRPPGGGLNLSLSSLSLASSEDANPTLQARGRDYDDGESSYGYGCVGNGLVGPGGDVISAMTEDIRQALSRNRFETGSDRGGARSRAGSLMSESSQATAGRDRSNSASLYSSASRRESPSASLSGGSARQSLELPRGAVEELNEQKESPVFDPEELLMIKRLGEGTGGSVDLVQDRATGRIMAKKVITRTSNPMVHKQLLRELEILNSCASPFIVEHYGSFLADHDSSIGILMEYCEAGSLDSLLGKMKKKNMRCSEHVLGRVASSVLKGLDYLHQRRIIHRDIKPSNILITRQGAVKLCDFGVSGELVESLAGTFTGTSFYMAPERIQNKPYSIKADVWSLGMTLHEIAHLRFPFPPEGENQSVAPIELLSYIVTAPVPIMIDDPSVGRVWSEPIKDFMGQCLIRSGTDRPYPWQLLQHPFIVASETKKVNMAKWVAALCDWPLT; encoded by the exons ATGGATAATACTCTTGCGCCATCTATAGGCAAGAAGCCAGGAGGCGCCAGACCCAATCCTGGCAGTCGACCTGAAAGCGGTGGGCCGGCCAGGCCGAGCGGGGCCGGTGACGTGCCAAGACTCATTATACCTCCAGGCAACGTCC CCGGTATACATGTTGACCAAGCAGGCGAGGGAGGATGGCATCAGCCCgcctctctcccctctcttGCTCTCCGCCCAATGCgcccttctccaactccttcatcgtcatctcgCCCTAAACTATCCCTGACCCCGCTTACCCCAAACACTCCTGCTGCGTCAAgctctgctccttcttcggcGTCCCTAGCTCCTCCCAATAGGCCAGCACTGCTGAACACTCATTCTGCTAGAGGATATGGGGAGAGAAGCACACCAAGCTTAAAACTTTCTATTCCCGGAGCCAGCTCCGTCGGACCAGGCTACTCGACCGAGAATTACTATCCTCTTGAGCAGCCGGATGATATTGACGCACTGTCCTCTGAATTGAAAACGCCGACGCCTGGGCGTCCTCCTGGAGGAGGCTTGAATCTAAGtctgtcttctctctcacttGCGTCCTCTGAAGATGCGAATCCCACACTACAAGCTCGAGGGAGGGACTATGATGACGGAGAATCGTCATATGGTTACGGATGTGTGGGTAACGGCCTGGTTGGACCTGGAGGCGATGTGATCAGTGCCATGACAGAGGATATTAGACAAGCATTATCTCGAAACCGGTTTGAAACTGGATCCGACAGAGGTGGGGCGAGGAGCCGTGCAGGCAGCTTGATGAGCGAGAGTAGCCAGGCTACAGCAGGGCGTGATAGATCAAACTCGGCGTCATTGTATAGCTCAGCTTCAAGGCGTGAATCACCGTCTGCTAGCCTATCGGGGGGATCTGCTAGGCAAAGTCTGGAATTACCCCGAGGAGCAGTAGAAGAGCTGAACGAGCAGAAGGAATCGCCCGTATTCGATCCTGAAGAGTTATTGATGATCAAGAGGCTCGGTGAAGGGACTGGTGGCTCGGTAGATCTGGTACAGGACCGAGCCACCGGCCGAATCATGGCCAAGAAG GTCATCACCCGAACATCAAATCCAATGGTGCACAAGCAGCTCCTTCGTGAACTCGAAATTCTTAATTCCTGCGCTTCGCCGTTTATTGTGGAACATTATGGATCTTTCTTGGCCGACCATGATTCCTCAATAGGAATTCTTATGGAGTACTGCGAAGCCGGCAGTCTGGATAGCCTTctgggaaagatgaagaagaagaatatgaGGTGTTCCGAACATGTCCTCGGTAGAGTTGCTTCTTCGGTGCTGAAAGGTCTCGACTATCTCCACCAACGGCGGATCATCCATCGAGATATCAAACCCtccaacatcctcatcacccGACAGGGAGCCGTCAAGCTGTGTGACTTTGGAGTCAGTGGAGAACTGGTAGAGTCGTTGGCGGGGACCTTCACTGGGACAAGTTTCTACATGGCT CCTGAAAGAATACAAAACAAGCCGTATTCAATCAAGGCCGATGTTTGGTCTCTTGGTATGACCTTGCACGAGATCGCCCATCTCCGtttcccatttcctcccGAAGGCGAAAATCAATCAGTCGCACCTATAGAGTTATTATCATACATTGTGACAGCGCCAGTACCGATTATGATCGATGATCCAAGTGTGGGAAGGGTGTGGAGCGAGCCTATCAAAGATTTCATGGGTCAATG TTTGATAAGATCGGGAACAGATAGACCATACCCTTGGCAACTGTTGCAACATCCCTTCATTGTTGCCAGTGAAACTAAGAAGGTAAACATGGCAAAATGGGTAGCAGCCCTTTGTGACTGGCCTCTAACatag